In Gemmatimonadota bacterium, a single window of DNA contains:
- a CDS encoding GNAT family N-acetyltransferase, which produces MIDVIRDIEERCLNACPPMQQVLCDGWVIRLANGYTRRANSVSPIYPGHADSETKIAVCEGLYRARGLRPVFKMTPLNQPPQLDAMLAARGYAFEAMTVVASLDLYQVVIPETGSVKVWARPEKAWFDIYAQLKDLSDYEIGAFKNILDNLAVPARFVLLMDGNAPVAGGFAIHEGKMAGLFGLVTDVEKRNRGFGRLLTWTLLERVRKAGANMAYLQVEEDNSPARHIYESMGFCEVYRYWYRTLES; this is translated from the coding sequence ATGATCGATGTGATCCGAGATATAGAAGAAAGATGCTTAAACGCTTGCCCGCCAATGCAGCAAGTGCTCTGCGATGGGTGGGTAATTCGATTGGCTAATGGATATACGCGCCGGGCAAATTCGGTCAGTCCAATTTACCCGGGTCACGCCGATTCCGAAACAAAAATCGCGGTGTGCGAGGGTCTATATCGCGCGCGTGGTTTGCGTCCTGTGTTTAAGATGACGCCATTAAATCAGCCGCCTCAACTCGATGCAATGCTTGCTGCGCGGGGTTATGCGTTTGAAGCGATGACAGTTGTAGCATCCCTGGATCTTTATCAAGTCGTGATTCCCGAGACTGGATCGGTCAAAGTGTGGGCGCGACCAGAAAAGGCGTGGTTTGATATTTATGCACAATTGAAAGATCTGTCGGATTATGAGATTGGTGCTTTTAAGAATATTCTCGACAATCTGGCTGTGCCCGCGCGGTTTGTTTTGTTGATGGACGGCAATGCGCCAGTTGCAGGTGGATTCGCCATTCACGAGGGTAAAATGGCGGGTTTGTTTGGTCTGGTGACTGATGTAGAGAAACGCAATCGCGGATTCGGTCGTTTGTTGACCTGGACGCTTTTGGAACGCGTTCGCAAGGCGGGCGCAAATATGGCTTATTTGCAAGTTGAGGAAGATAACTCACCCGCGCGTCATATATATGAATCTATGGGATTTTGCGAGGTTTATCGCTACTGGTATCGCACGTTGGAGAGTTAA
- the argB gene encoding acetylglutamate kinase, with protein sequence MDYKIIEKAAILIEAFPYIREFRDKIIVVKYGGSTQPEEGGSPTIMADLVFMETVGMRPVVVHGGGKDISRRLEESGIESEWVNGLRVTDKASMQVVEDTLFGEVNRRIVDGLEILDGRARSMSAKDAGVMYVTKHFATVEEEDGETKRVDIGYVGDVARIDPEPVRLACEEGMIPVISPVGLGPEGESYNVNADTAAGEIARALQAEKLVFLTDVNGIRRFPDDPDSQISTLHVNDVEMLIERGIASGGMIPKLRACERSVKGGVHKTHIIDGSVPHALLLEIFTREGIGTQIVQ encoded by the coding sequence ATGGATTACAAGATTATTGAAAAGGCTGCGATTTTAATTGAGGCATTTCCGTATATTCGCGAGTTTCGCGACAAAATTATTGTGGTGAAATACGGCGGTAGCACACAGCCCGAAGAGGGCGGTTCCCCCACGATCATGGCCGATCTGGTGTTTATGGAGACTGTGGGTATGCGTCCCGTGGTTGTTCACGGAGGGGGGAAGGATATTAGCAGGCGTCTGGAGGAGTCGGGTATTGAATCGGAATGGGTCAATGGCTTGCGGGTGACCGATAAGGCGTCGATGCAGGTGGTGGAAGATACGTTGTTTGGCGAGGTGAACCGGCGCATTGTCGATGGTTTGGAGATACTCGATGGACGGGCGCGCAGTATGTCGGCAAAAGACGCTGGCGTGATGTATGTGACAAAGCATTTTGCGACGGTAGAGGAGGAAGATGGGGAGACCAAGAGGGTCGATATCGGCTATGTTGGCGATGTCGCCCGAATTGATCCCGAACCCGTCCGTCTGGCCTGTGAAGAAGGCATGATTCCCGTTATTTCGCCTGTTGGATTGGGACCAGAGGGCGAGAGTTATAATGTGAATGCCGATACGGCAGCTGGCGAGATTGCGCGAGCACTGCAGGCGGAGAAGCTGGTGTTTTTGACGGATGTGAATGGTATCCGACGGTTTCCAGATGATCCGGATTCCCAGATTTCAACATTGCATGTCAATGATGTGGAGATGCTGATTGAGAGAGGTATTGCCAGCGGGGGGATGATTCCCAAGTTGCGCGCGTGTGAACGTTCTGTGAAGGGCGGTGTTCACAAGACGCATATTATTGATGGCAGTGTTCCGCACGCGCTTTTGCTGGAGATTTTTACCCGCGAGGGTATTGGAACGCAAATTGTGCAGTAA
- a CDS encoding alpha/beta fold hydrolase — MSYEMPPDELAAIVDAPLTPSFSIDPTRTVLLLMHRPGAPSIEEVSQSELRLAGLRLDPDVNGQSRVGFYNGLTLKWVADGREMPVTGLPKEARIGRAYWAPDGQYFAFSVTGNNGIDLWVGNAETGRAHPVGDVKLNQVFGGAMVWLPDSSGLLVRAVCNGRGEPPEVPRVPKGPVIQENVEERAAPSRTYQDLLKNAHDELLFEYYATSQVALVRLNGDVRPLGSPGLICRADPSPDGRYVMVLTYHRPFSYLVPSYRFPTKVAIWDMDGREVRELVDLPLAESVPIAYDAVIEGARSFGWRADAPATVTWVVAQDGGDPEVDVAVRDVVYALDAPYEGDGRALMSLAMRYGGCSWGTGDLALVSERWWKTRRVRTWRIRPDDSDFEPQVLFDRSWEDRYGAPGVPMFTRLPNGRSVLMTDASQRHLFFAGDGASPKGDRPFLDRYDLETGQAERLMHSQAPFYERPTTMVDANTVLMSRESVDEPTNYYVRDLQRNDMRQLTHFVHPMPQLKAVEKSLIQYQRKDGVQLNGTLYLPPGYKRGDGPLPVLMWAYPREFKSADAAGQVKDSPFRFVRISSHGALPFLARGYAVLDGPAMPIVGEGDREANDTYVEQLADSARAAVDELVRLGVADPKKVAVGGHSYGGFMTANLLAHTDLFCCGIARSGAYNRTLTPFGFQAEERTFWQAADVYGAMSPFYHVPKISAPLLLVHGEVDNNSGTFPMQSERFYNALKGHGAVCRLVMLPHESHGYRARESVMHVLWEMSEWLDKYAKRE, encoded by the coding sequence ATGTCTTATGAGATGCCGCCGGATGAACTCGCCGCGATTGTTGACGCGCCTTTGACACCTTCGTTTAGTATTGATCCGACGAGGACAGTGCTGCTGTTGATGCACCGTCCGGGCGCACCGTCTATTGAAGAGGTGTCTCAGTCCGAGTTGCGGCTGGCGGGTTTGCGCCTGGATCCGGATGTCAATGGGCAAAGTCGCGTGGGGTTTTACAATGGGCTGACGCTCAAGTGGGTTGCCGATGGTCGCGAGATGCCTGTGACTGGGTTGCCGAAGGAGGCGAGAATTGGGCGGGCGTATTGGGCGCCGGATGGGCAGTATTTTGCTTTTTCGGTGACGGGGAATAATGGGATTGATCTATGGGTCGGGAATGCGGAGACGGGCAGGGCGCATCCGGTTGGCGATGTGAAATTGAATCAGGTGTTTGGCGGGGCTATGGTCTGGTTGCCGGATAGTTCGGGGCTGTTGGTGCGCGCGGTGTGTAATGGTCGGGGTGAGCCCCCCGAGGTGCCCCGCGTGCCCAAAGGTCCGGTGATTCAGGAAAATGTGGAGGAACGGGCAGCACCATCGCGCACGTATCAAGATTTGTTGAAGAATGCACACGATGAGTTGCTATTTGAATATTATGCTACTTCGCAGGTTGCACTTGTGCGCCTGAATGGCGATGTGAGACCCCTGGGGTCGCCCGGGCTGATCTGTCGCGCAGATCCGTCGCCAGATGGTCGCTATGTGATGGTGTTGACTTATCACCGACCGTTTTCGTATCTGGTGCCTTCGTATCGTTTTCCGACAAAGGTGGCGATTTGGGATATGGACGGGCGCGAGGTGCGCGAACTGGTGGATTTGCCATTGGCCGAGTCTGTTCCGATTGCTTATGATGCCGTGATCGAAGGTGCGCGTTCGTTTGGCTGGCGCGCAGACGCGCCTGCGACTGTGACGTGGGTTGTGGCACAGGATGGCGGCGATCCCGAGGTGGATGTGGCGGTGCGCGATGTTGTCTATGCGCTCGACGCGCCTTATGAGGGTGATGGGCGCGCGCTTATGTCGCTGGCGATGCGCTATGGTGGGTGTTCGTGGGGGACGGGTGATCTCGCGTTGGTTTCAGAGCGCTGGTGGAAGACGCGGCGCGTGCGTACGTGGCGCATTCGTCCGGATGATTCGGATTTTGAACCGCAGGTGTTGTTTGATCGGTCGTGGGAAGATCGCTATGGCGCGCCGGGCGTGCCCATGTTTACGCGGTTGCCCAATGGTCGGTCTGTGTTGATGACGGATGCGTCGCAACGCCATCTGTTTTTTGCAGGTGATGGGGCGTCGCCCAAAGGCGATCGCCCGTTTTTGGATCGCTATGATCTGGAGACGGGTCAGGCGGAACGCCTCATGCATTCTCAGGCGCCGTTTTACGAGCGGCCAACGACGATGGTAGATGCCAATACGGTGTTGATGAGCCGGGAGAGTGTCGATGAGCCGACCAATTATTATGTGCGAGATTTGCAGCGCAATGATATGCGGCAGCTCACGCATTTTGTTCATCCGATGCCGCAGTTGAAGGCGGTGGAGAAGTCGTTGATTCAGTACCAGCGCAAAGATGGGGTGCAGTTGAATGGGACGTTGTATTTGCCGCCTGGATATAAAAGAGGCGATGGTCCGTTGCCTGTGCTGATGTGGGCTTATCCCCGCGAATTTAAGAGTGCAGATGCCGCGGGTCAGGTGAAGGATTCTCCTTTTCGTTTTGTGCGTATCAGTTCACACGGGGCATTGCCTTTTTTGGCGCGTGGTTATGCTGTGCTGGACGGTCCGGCGATGCCGATTGTGGGGGAGGGAGATCGCGAGGCGAATGATACGTATGTCGAGCAGCTTGCCGATAGTGCAAGGGCTGCGGTTGATGAGCTGGTGCGTCTTGGCGTGGCGGATCCCAAAAAAGTGGCGGTGGGGGGGCATTCTTACGGTGGGTTTATGACGGCGAATTTGCTGGCGCATACCGATTTGTTTTGCTGTGGTATTGCGCGCAGTGGCGCGTATAATCGCACGTTGACGCCTTTTGGTTTTCAGGCAGAAGAGCGCACGTTCTGGCAGGCAGCAGATGTTTATGGGGCGATGTCTCCTTTTTATCATGTTCCCAAAATTAGTGCGCCTTTGCTGCTTGTTCACGGTGAGGTAGATAATAATTCGGGTACGTTTCCCATGCAGAGCGAGCGATTTTACAATGCGCTCAAGGGGCACGGCGCTGTTTGTCGATTGGTGATGTTGCCGCATGAGAGCCACGGCTATCGGGCGCGAGAGTCGGTTATGCACGTTTTGTGGGAGATGTCAGAGTGGTTGGATAAGTACGCGAAAAGGGAATAA
- a CDS encoding T9SS type A sorting domain-containing protein: ADFQGVYTAMPTVGSTGNVSVDPKFVAHASDTSEENDYHLQASSPLINAGDPSMTEADNSTINMGRYGGTTEYTSVSSGGESSTKPTVLKTEDTPLVFSLSQNAPNPFNPETIISYALPQSEQVKLVIYNVLGQEIRTLVNAFQPAGRYRVVWNSKDDFGRSVSSGVYFYQITAGKFTNTRKMLILK, translated from the coding sequence AGGCTGATTTTCAGGGTGTATATACCGCCATGCCGACCGTTGGGAGTACGGGCAACGTTTCTGTTGATCCAAAATTTGTCGCGCATGCATCCGATACATCCGAAGAGAACGATTATCACCTGCAGGCAAGTTCACCTTTAATCAACGCGGGTGATCCGAGCATGACAGAAGCTGATAATTCAACGATCAACATGGGGAGATATGGTGGGACTACGGAATATACGTCTGTGTCCAGTGGTGGTGAGAGTAGCACAAAACCCACTGTCTTGAAAACAGAAGATACGCCTCTGGTATTTTCGTTATCTCAGAATGCGCCAAATCCCTTCAATCCAGAAACCATTATCTCCTATGCTCTACCCCAAAGTGAACAGGTCAAACTTGTGATCTACAATGTGTTGGGTCAGGAGATTCGCACGCTGGTCAATGCGTTCCAACCCGCAGGCCGCTATCGCGTGGTGTGGAACAGTAAGGACGACTTCGGGCGTTCGGTGTCCAGCGGGGTCTATTTTTACCAGATCACCGCAGGTAAATTTACGAACACGCGCAAGATGTTGATCTTGAAGTAA
- a CDS encoding formylglycine-generating enzyme family protein, with the protein MRCFWYILLAFCILSCGNKSTGPEIEPEPEPISKPRTSDLIIDLPGGVRMAFIWVEPGTLGEGYYLGKYELTQQQWEQVMHTSHWPQREGTGFTEPVYPAYNISWVDARDFANKLTALQNDGIYRLPTSMEWEYASRAGTATTWFFGSSSDSLSYYAWWGKNVDSAQIVGTKLPNPWGFYDIYGNVWEWTQSGRGSRINPIRYIKGGSYDTSAGDASSIGFVPAATASRSPQLGVRILREGPKVSQP; encoded by the coding sequence ATGAGGTGCTTTTGGTATATTCTGCTTGCGTTTTGCATCCTGAGTTGTGGGAATAAAAGTACTGGTCCAGAAATAGAACCAGAGCCAGAACCCATCTCCAAACCGAGGACAAGTGACCTGATCATTGACCTGCCGGGTGGGGTAAGAATGGCTTTTATATGGGTTGAACCAGGCACACTTGGCGAAGGCTATTACCTTGGGAAATATGAACTCACGCAGCAACAGTGGGAGCAAGTGATGCACACCTCACATTGGCCCCAAAGAGAGGGCACTGGCTTCACGGAACCGGTTTATCCTGCCTACAATATTTCCTGGGTTGATGCACGAGATTTCGCGAACAAGCTGACAGCCCTTCAAAATGACGGCATATACCGGTTACCAACCTCAATGGAATGGGAATATGCCAGTCGAGCAGGCACAGCAACCACCTGGTTCTTTGGCAGTAGCTCTGATTCTCTGAGTTACTACGCCTGGTGGGGCAAGAACGTGGATAGCGCGCAAATCGTGGGTACTAAATTGCCCAATCCCTGGGGATTTTATGATATATATGGCAATGTGTGGGAGTGGACACAGAGTGGACGAGGGTCTCGAATAAATCCAATACGTTATATAAAAGGCGGCAGTTATGATACGTCAGCGGGGGACGCAAGCTCTATAGGGTTTGTCCCTGCCGCTACTGCCTCGCGCAGTCCACAACTGGGCGTGCGAATATTGCGAGAAGGGCCAAAAGTCTCGCAGCCTTGA
- a CDS encoding arginine repressor, whose translation MSAKQERQQKILELIAHQPIARQEELSTALMDVGISTTQSTLSKDIKELGVVKVPDGEGGFRYQVPGAFIGTDRLVLQGENLLRRELQDFVVGVDGVDHTLVVKTITGHAQGVCESIDQMSWPEVVGTLAGENTIFILCRSPEARMNLERDIQGQIGNTGRT comes from the coding sequence ATGAGCGCGAAACAAGAACGCCAGCAAAAAATTTTAGAGCTGATTGCACATCAGCCTATTGCTCGGCAAGAGGAACTCAGCACCGCGTTGATGGATGTTGGGATTTCGACTACGCAATCGACGTTGTCCAAAGATATTAAGGAGTTGGGCGTGGTTAAAGTGCCCGATGGCGAAGGGGGGTTTCGCTATCAGGTTCCCGGTGCGTTTATCGGGACAGATCGGCTGGTTTTACAGGGCGAAAATTTGCTTCGGCGCGAATTGCAGGATTTTGTCGTGGGTGTGGATGGTGTTGATCATACGCTGGTTGTCAAGACGATAACGGGGCACGCGCAGGGGGTTTGTGAGTCCATTGATCAGATGTCGTGGCCCGAGGTTGTGGGTACTCTTGCTGGTGAGAATACGATTTTTATTTTGTGTCGGTCTCCCGAAGCGCGGATGAATCTCGAGCGCGATATTCAGGGGCAGATAGGGAATACAGGAAGGACCTGA
- a CDS encoding aspartate aminotransferase family protein, with protein sequence MTTREVIDLEQKYILQTYGRPEFVLEKGDGVHIVDTDGKHYLDFVSGLSVNALGYNNSTIQEAANAQLGKLIHVSNLYHTIPAPQLAQLLCEHSFADRVFFCNSGTESIEAALKFARKWGYKNFEDAPKNKIIAMNNSFHGRTYGGISATGQPKYHQGFGPMLPGIEFADLNDLESVEKLADGQTVAVLLEPLQAEGGIHSADPGFLEGVRALCDEMKMLLIFDEIQCGLGRAGSLFCYEQYGVAPDIMTLAKPLAGGLPIGATLVTQDVADAVEPGDHAATFGAHPVSCAVAIEVFRTLSDPAFIAGIEEKSAYLFGKLNALKDKHADKVTEIRGSGLIAGAVLKEIPAADAMNAIRENNDILVCVAGPDVVRFLPPLVIEKEHIDEAVNALDEFLSD encoded by the coding sequence ATGACGACTCGAGAAGTTATTGACTTAGAACAGAAGTACATCTTGCAGACCTATGGACGGCCCGAGTTTGTGCTGGAAAAGGGCGATGGGGTCCATATTGTGGATACGGACGGCAAGCACTATCTCGATTTTGTAAGTGGCCTGTCTGTCAATGCTCTGGGATATAATAATTCGACGATTCAAGAGGCTGCCAACGCGCAGTTGGGCAAGTTGATCCATGTTTCAAATTTGTATCACACGATTCCGGCGCCTCAGTTGGCGCAGTTGCTGTGCGAGCATTCGTTTGCCGATCGCGTGTTTTTCTGCAATAGCGGAACGGAGTCCATCGAGGCTGCGCTGAAGTTTGCGCGCAAGTGGGGGTATAAGAATTTCGAAGATGCGCCGAAGAATAAAATTATTGCGATGAATAATTCTTTTCACGGACGAACCTATGGGGGGATTTCTGCCACGGGTCAGCCCAAATATCACCAGGGTTTTGGACCGATGCTGCCGGGTATTGAATTTGCCGATTTGAACGATCTGGAGTCGGTAGAAAAGCTGGCAGATGGTCAGACAGTGGCTGTGCTGTTGGAGCCGCTACAGGCAGAAGGGGGTATTCATTCGGCAGATCCGGGTTTTTTGGAGGGTGTGCGCGCCCTGTGCGATGAGATGAAGATGTTGTTGATTTTCGATGAGATTCAGTGCGGTTTGGGGCGGGCTGGTTCGCTGTTTTGCTATGAGCAGTACGGCGTGGCGCCAGATATTATGACGCTTGCGAAACCCTTGGCTGGTGGTTTGCCGATTGGGGCGACGCTTGTGACGCAGGATGTGGCCGATGCCGTGGAGCCGGGGGATCACGCCGCGACTTTTGGGGCGCATCCCGTGTCGTGTGCGGTGGCGATTGAGGTGTTTAGAACGCTGTCGGATCCCGCATTTATTGCGGGTATAGAAGAGAAGAGTGCGTATCTGTTTGGGAAGCTGAATGCACTGAAAGACAAACACGCGGATAAGGTGACGGAGATTCGCGGTAGCGGGTTGATCGCGGGCGCCGTGCTGAAAGAGATACCAGCGGCAGATGCGATGAATGCGATTCGGGAAAATAACGATATTTTAGTATGTGTCGCAGGGCCAGATGTGGTGCGCTTTTTGCCGCCGCTGGTGATTGAGAAAGAACATATTGACGAGGCGGTGAATGCGCTGGATGAGTTTTTGAGCGATTAA
- a CDS encoding sulfatase — translation MSSRYNILLIISEDNGQHIGCYGDPYAQTPHIDKLASEGVRFENMYATQAVCSPGRASILTGLYPHQNGQFGLATHKYALYDEFPNMPRLLKNEGYRTGLIGKLHINPEDAFPYDLRWNPKEFISFANRDVRKMAEVAGEFMKPSDEPFFLQISFPDAHLPFHRQQFGVPEQPQEGKDVETLPFVGIDTPRLREETADYYNCMSRLDTGIGLVLEQLNAQGKAENTLVIFTTDHGAQFSRGKTSIYEGGLRIPLIVRYPGIGLKGHTRDELVSQIDILPTITDILGIASPAVAGASFAPLLKGQKTEWRTHLYAEWGSGGVVTYFPQRCVRDSRYKLIANLLQDRPSPSAQGYSDRNQKWTSGATQEEIASADKRIRAAYEVYEQPPKYELYDLQNDPWEFENLSDNPAYRDILQALKNRLETWQKETNDALRHPENLHRLTQKHDEIQERYYAESVWGSSRDYEWDYTEYLYEC, via the coding sequence ATGTCATCCAGATACAACATCCTGCTCATAATCTCAGAAGACAATGGGCAACATATCGGCTGTTATGGCGACCCTTATGCACAAACGCCCCACATAGACAAACTCGCCTCTGAAGGCGTGCGATTTGAAAACATGTATGCGACACAGGCCGTGTGCAGCCCTGGCCGGGCGAGTATCCTGACCGGATTATATCCACACCAGAATGGTCAGTTCGGATTGGCTACTCATAAGTATGCATTGTACGATGAATTTCCCAACATGCCCCGCCTGTTAAAAAACGAAGGCTACAGAACCGGGCTAATCGGCAAATTGCACATCAATCCCGAAGACGCCTTTCCCTACGACCTGCGGTGGAACCCGAAAGAATTTATCAGCTTTGCCAACCGCGACGTACGCAAAATGGCCGAAGTAGCAGGTGAATTTATGAAACCATCGGACGAGCCGTTCTTTCTACAAATCAGTTTTCCCGACGCACACCTGCCATTCCACCGCCAACAATTTGGGGTACCAGAACAACCACAGGAGGGCAAAGACGTCGAAACGCTCCCATTTGTCGGCATTGACACTCCCCGTCTCAGGGAGGAAACCGCAGACTATTACAACTGCATGTCCAGATTGGACACCGGCATAGGACTGGTCTTAGAACAACTGAACGCCCAGGGAAAAGCCGAAAACACACTCGTGATCTTTACCACCGATCACGGCGCCCAGTTTTCACGGGGAAAGACATCGATCTACGAAGGCGGATTGCGCATACCGCTAATCGTGCGATACCCCGGCATCGGCCTTAAAGGTCACACACGCGACGAATTGGTATCACAAATCGACATCTTGCCAACTATAACAGACATTTTGGGAATAGCATCCCCCGCTGTGGCAGGCGCATCCTTTGCCCCCCTATTAAAAGGACAAAAAACTGAATGGCGCACCCATCTATACGCCGAGTGGGGAAGCGGTGGCGTCGTCACGTATTTCCCACAGCGCTGCGTGCGAGACAGCCGATACAAACTCATCGCCAATCTCCTCCAGGACCGCCCAAGCCCGAGCGCACAGGGATATTCGGACAGAAATCAAAAATGGACATCCGGCGCAACACAAGAGGAAATTGCCAGCGCAGATAAGCGCATTCGGGCAGCTTATGAAGTCTATGAACAACCGCCCAAATACGAACTCTACGATCTGCAAAACGACCCATGGGAATTTGAAAACCTATCCGATAATCCGGCATACCGCGACATATTGCAGGCATTAAAAAATCGCCTTGAGACCTGGCAAAAAGAAACCAATGACGCCCTGAGACATCCTGAAAACCTGCATCGCCTCACTCAAAAACACGACGAAATTCAGGAAAGGTACTACGCGGAAAGCGTATGGGGAAGTTCTCGGGATTACGAGTGGGATTACACCGAATACCTCTATGAATGTTAA
- a CDS encoding HigA family addiction module antitoxin, which yields MAEYSVKRPLKRAPVHPGEILREDVLPLLALSVSEAARRLGVSRQQLHRVLACTHPITTEMALRIGKLVGNGPGLWLRLQQACDLWRVEQSLKDELAEISPVNLTHSQG from the coding sequence ATGGCTGAATATTCTGTCAAACGTCCGTTGAAGCGCGCCCCTGTTCATCCGGGTGAGATTCTGCGCGAAGATGTATTGCCATTGCTTGCGTTATCGGTTAGCGAAGCTGCTCGACGACTTGGTGTTTCGCGTCAACAATTGCATCGCGTTCTGGCCTGTACGCATCCAATTACAACAGAAATGGCACTTAGAATAGGAAAACTCGTCGGCAACGGTCCTGGACTCTGGTTGCGCCTGCAACAAGCTTGTGATTTGTGGCGTGTAGAGCAATCTTTGAAAGACGAACTTGCAGAAATAAGCCCTGTGAATTTGACACACTCCCAGGGCTAA